In one uncultured Methanoregula sp. genomic region, the following are encoded:
- a CDS encoding NAD(P)H-dependent oxidoreductase, with protein MKVCVLNGSPKGQESITIQYVRFLEQAFPTHSFVVEDVGQKIHTIETRDGEFTRIIGSVSSADIILFATPVYYMLVPAQFKRFIELVFSRNATAAFDKKYTATMTTSIHFFDHTAHAYLTGIAEDLGMQVLGSFSAKMDDLLDVRHQEELVLFGKTLFESAAENPVIQRRSAPVVAAEQIYRPGPIPLPLDTRGKSVLILTDAAPGSNLEKMVQRAAACCGRSASIVSFEEAKMKGGCVGCCRCAFDNSCVYDDGFAGFMKNIIIPADIIIFAGTVKDRYFSASFKQFFDRSFFMGHVPVMTGKQIGILAQGPYSRSQPLPEVIAAYTSGQGASLSGIVTDEDPEQIDDRIDSLIATCIRLANAGYVSPPQFPAIAGHKVMRDEIWGGMRAIFKADDRYYRAHGGYDFPQYQYVRRFRTALLALALSLPPVRKEAEKTMKQHMIQPFARVFTASPVLARLRKKE; from the coding sequence ATGAAAGTATGTGTACTGAACGGGAGCCCCAAGGGCCAGGAAAGCATCACGATCCAGTACGTGCGGTTCCTGGAGCAGGCGTTTCCGACCCATTCCTTTGTGGTAGAAGACGTTGGGCAGAAGATCCATACCATTGAAACCCGTGACGGGGAATTCACCCGTATTATCGGCTCGGTCTCGTCAGCGGATATAATTCTCTTTGCTACGCCGGTCTATTATATGCTCGTACCGGCCCAGTTCAAACGGTTCATTGAACTTGTTTTCTCAAGGAACGCGACAGCTGCATTCGATAAGAAATATACTGCAACAATGACCACCTCAATTCATTTTTTCGATCACACGGCACACGCGTACCTCACCGGCATTGCCGAAGATCTCGGCATGCAGGTGCTTGGATCATTCTCGGCAAAGATGGACGACCTGCTTGATGTCCGCCACCAGGAAGAACTCGTGCTCTTCGGTAAAACTCTCTTTGAATCTGCAGCGGAAAATCCGGTCATACAACGCCGTTCAGCCCCGGTTGTTGCTGCGGAGCAGATCTACCGGCCGGGTCCTATCCCCCTGCCTCTCGATACCCGGGGAAAAAGTGTGCTTATCCTGACTGACGCAGCACCCGGCTCGAACCTTGAAAAGATGGTCCAGCGGGCAGCAGCCTGCTGCGGCCGCTCGGCATCCATCGTATCATTTGAAGAGGCAAAGATGAAAGGCGGGTGCGTCGGGTGCTGTCGCTGCGCCTTTGACAATTCCTGCGTGTACGATGACGGGTTTGCAGGGTTCATGAAAAATATTATTATTCCTGCAGATATCATCATCTTTGCTGGAACAGTAAAAGACCGGTACTTCTCGGCCTCATTCAAACAGTTCTTTGACCGGAGTTTTTTCATGGGCCATGTGCCGGTAATGACCGGAAAACAGATAGGGATTCTTGCACAGGGACCCTACTCCCGCTCCCAGCCCCTGCCGGAAGTTATAGCCGCATATACCAGTGGCCAGGGAGCCAGCCTTTCAGGTATTGTAACTGATGAAGACCCGGAACAGATCGATGACCGGATTGATTCCCTTATAGCGACCTGCATCCGGCTTGCGAATGCAGGATATGTTTCCCCGCCCCAGTTCCCTGCAATAGCCGGCCATAAGGTCATGAGGGATGAGATCTGGGGAGGCATGCGGGCAATTTTCAAAGCTGATGACCGCTACTACCGGGCACACGGGGGCTATGATTTCCCCCAGTACCAGTACGTCCGCCGTTTCCGCACTGCCCTTCTTGCCTTAGCGCTCTCACTCCCCCCGGTACGAAAGGAAGCTGAGAAGACCATGAAACAGCACATGATCCAGCCATTTGCCCGGGTCTTTACGGCAAGCCCGGTCCTTGCCCGCCTGCGAAAGAAGGAGTAG
- a CDS encoding protease inhibitor I42 family protein, translating into MTESSRTVKIGPGLIGLLIVLSTLALISGCTQTTPSNLVTPAVTSAPISNLPNPASAACAGSGGSVDIKKNADGSEYGMCTFTNGTSCEEWALFRGEGCTGNTNATAVPATGGKKMVTLTQADNGRTSDIAQGTRFAVELAENPTTGFMWNATVSPGLVIQSSDFSQDPASKGLVGAGGTRTWVIVAKDQGLQKFSATYMRSWEPVTGNETAYLVNIQVIKI; encoded by the coding sequence ATGACAGAGTCATCACGTACCGTGAAAATCGGTCCTGGACTTATAGGACTTCTCATTGTCCTCTCCACCCTTGCGCTCATCTCCGGATGCACGCAGACAACCCCGTCCAATCTTGTAACCCCGGCGGTTACATCAGCACCCATATCAAACTTGCCAAACCCTGCATCGGCAGCCTGTGCCGGCTCCGGCGGGTCAGTCGACATAAAAAAGAATGCTGACGGCAGTGAATATGGGATGTGCACTTTTACAAACGGCACTTCCTGTGAAGAATGGGCACTCTTCCGGGGAGAGGGATGTACAGGTAATACGAATGCAACGGCTGTTCCGGCAACCGGAGGAAAGAAGATGGTGACGTTAACCCAGGCAGATAATGGCAGGACTTCAGATATTGCACAGGGCACCCGCTTTGCGGTGGAACTTGCAGAGAACCCGACCACCGGCTTCATGTGGAATGCTACAGTATCTCCCGGTCTTGTAATCCAGTCATCCGATTTCAGCCAGGATCCGGCATCCAAAGGACTTGTCGGTGCCGGTGGCACCCGCACATGGGTAATTGTTGCAAAGGATCAGGGTCTCCAGAAGTTCTCTGCAACATACATGAGATCCTGGGAACCGGTCACCGGAAACGAGACTGCTTACCTGGTGAACATCCAGGTTATTAAGATTTAA
- a CDS encoding tetratricopeptide repeat protein, which yields MHQPVTCQSVQIQYYELPAIRRGIILGFLAILCVVPVAAFPITASLSTGPADGPISTPVMNASVYEKLGISAMAEENITRLLSLSEEGLSLYPDNPELRCLKAYALRKTGAYSDAADNVTTAIAKDPKPARYANRGFAYLAMGKNEEGLMDADTAIGINQTYDRAYGVRMMALYAMGRLNEADKAADDAIRLNPYDPLYWHMKGRIAAGLGNCTAAESALKQSLLINPGYYQPWPGMNSASVDLADITKTCKNAPVSPAPTKAPLLPGLALCAAVLTVIGMRRQ from the coding sequence ATGCATCAGCCCGTCACCTGTCAGTCAGTTCAGATACAGTACTATGAATTGCCTGCTATCCGGCGGGGGATCATTCTTGGTTTCCTTGCTATTCTTTGTGTTGTTCCGGTTGCGGCATTTCCCATCACTGCCTCATTGTCGACCGGCCCTGCTGACGGTCCTATCAGCACGCCCGTCATGAATGCATCAGTATATGAGAAACTGGGGATATCTGCGATGGCTGAAGAGAACATAACCCGGCTGTTATCACTTTCTGAAGAAGGGTTGTCCCTGTACCCGGATAATCCCGAACTTCGGTGCCTGAAAGCGTATGCGCTCCGGAAAACAGGAGCGTACTCGGACGCGGCAGATAATGTGACGACAGCCATAGCAAAAGATCCCAAACCCGCCCGATACGCCAACCGGGGGTTTGCATATCTGGCAATGGGAAAAAATGAAGAGGGCCTCATGGATGCCGACACCGCAATTGGTATTAACCAGACATATGACAGGGCTTATGGCGTCCGTATGATGGCACTGTATGCAATGGGTCGGCTCAATGAAGCGGATAAGGCAGCAGATGACGCCATTCGATTAAACCCGTACGATCCCCTCTATTGGCATATGAAGGGGCGTATTGCCGCAGGTCTTGGAAACTGCACTGCTGCAGAATCGGCATTGAAACAGTCTCTCCTCATCAATCCCGGATATTACCAGCCCTGGCCGGGAATGAACTCTGCATCTGTTGATCTGGCAGATATTACCAAGACCTGTAAGAATGCTCCGGTCTCACCAGCACCCACAAAAGCTCCACTCCTGCCGGGTCTTGCGCTTTGTGCCGCGGTGCTCACCGTTATTGGTATGCGCCGCCAGTGA
- a CDS encoding PAS domain S-box protein: MFRVMYVDDEPALLDLGKIFLEQSGNLRVDTVSSVEDAIVKLQKEKYDGIISDYQMPGKDGLEFLKYIRSHNLDLPFILFTGRGREEIVIEALNSGADFYLQKGGEHKSQFVELEHKIKNAIDRKRIQDRLKESEQRMAGIINFLPDATFAVNLDKKVIAWNKTLEMMTGVLADAVLGTSGYATTPSVNNKKEPSLVDLVLNQDRKLEDEYPDVHRHGDKIVAETYMPGLYGGKGAHVWQVASPLYDTRGNMIGAIEAFRDITQRKEAEEELRRMNEDLHAAYEQLTAAEEELRANYEELNNSRQELQKEKERYRSVVEDQTELICRFTPDRKLTFVNDAYCRYFGLGREDCLEEQHHVEIPKDERILVHQHILSLTKDNPAGSIEHRIITPSGKVRWQHWNDRAIVDPLGNIIEYQSVGRDITRRKEAEDELQRKHEEVHAAYEQLTAVEEELRANYEELSNSEKELQRVKERYRSVVEDQTELICRFTPDRKLTFVNDAYCRYFGLSRAACLEEQHHVEIPKDERILVHQHILSLTKDNPAGSIEHRIITPSSKVRWQHWNDRAIVDPLGNIIEYQSVGRDITRQKEAEEELQRTHEDLYAAYEQLTATEEELRSNYEQLTATEEELRANYEELSNSEKELQRVKERYQSVVEDQTELICRFTPDRKLTFVNDAYCRYFGLSRAACLEEQHHVEIPKEERILVHQHILSLTKDNPAGSIEHRLITPSGKVRWQHWNDRAIVDPVGNIIEYQSVGRDITRQKEAEEELQRTHEDLYAAYEQLTATEEELRSNYEELGRNQQELYRSEERYRNIIEDQTEFICRFTPGGNLTFVNDAYCRYFQKRREDLVDHKFSPVILPEEHEMVKLHFASVSKDHPVRTIEHRIIMPDGEIRWQQWSDRAIFNTQGVVVEYQSVGRDITERKRMEGALQESNQKLNLLSSITRHDILNQLTALQGYHLLLKDTLPDNDQKRWVERAIKAGETIQSQILFTQQYQDIGLQKPRWQNLLACPNSVAKDHGFSLVSIDPCLGEIEIFADPLLKTVFYNLFENAVMHGGNTRHIHITGDNQDSSFRIVITDDGKGISQPVKEKIFQKGFGNHTGLGLFLVREVLSITGLTIKECGLPGEGARFEILVPRDMFRKISGTGSI; encoded by the coding sequence ATGTTCAGGGTAATGTATGTCGATGATGAACCTGCATTACTTGATCTGGGTAAGATCTTTCTTGAACAATCCGGTAACCTCAGGGTTGACACGGTTTCTTCTGTTGAAGATGCCATCGTTAAGCTCCAGAAGGAAAAATATGATGGCATAATCTCCGATTATCAGATGCCTGGAAAAGATGGCCTGGAATTTTTAAAGTATATCCGTTCTCATAATCTCGATCTCCCCTTTATTCTCTTTACCGGCAGGGGACGGGAAGAGATCGTTATTGAAGCCCTGAACAGTGGTGCAGATTTTTACCTCCAGAAAGGAGGCGAGCATAAATCACAGTTTGTCGAGCTGGAGCACAAGATCAAAAATGCCATTGATCGCAAACGTATCCAGGATCGTCTCAAAGAATCCGAACAGCGGATGGCGGGTATCATCAATTTTTTACCGGATGCAACATTTGCAGTAAACCTTGACAAGAAAGTGATTGCCTGGAACAAAACCCTGGAGATGATGACCGGGGTTCTTGCGGATGCGGTTCTTGGAACCTCGGGATATGCTACAACTCCTTCTGTAAATAACAAAAAAGAACCCTCACTGGTTGATCTGGTTCTCAATCAGGACAGGAAGCTCGAAGATGAATATCCCGATGTCCATCGACACGGGGACAAGATCGTAGCTGAAACCTATATGCCCGGGCTCTATGGCGGGAAAGGAGCCCATGTCTGGCAGGTTGCCTCACCCCTGTACGACACGCGGGGAAATATGATCGGGGCAATCGAAGCTTTCCGTGATATTACCCAGCGAAAAGAGGCAGAAGAAGAACTCCGGCGTATGAATGAAGACCTCCATGCGGCATATGAACAGCTGACTGCAGCAGAGGAGGAATTACGGGCAAATTACGAGGAACTGAACAACAGCAGGCAGGAGCTCCAGAAGGAGAAGGAGCGGTACCGGAGCGTGGTGGAGGACCAGACGGAACTTATCTGCCGGTTTACTCCTGACCGGAAACTCACGTTCGTCAATGATGCTTACTGCCGGTATTTTGGCCTGGGCCGGGAAGACTGCCTTGAAGAGCAGCATCATGTTGAGATTCCAAAGGACGAGCGGATACTAGTCCACCAGCATATCCTGTCGCTCACGAAAGATAACCCGGCCGGATCCATCGAACACAGGATCATCACACCCTCCGGCAAAGTCCGCTGGCAGCACTGGAATGACCGGGCTATCGTTGATCCGTTGGGTAACATTATCGAATACCAGTCAGTTGGCCGGGACATCACACGCCGGAAAGAAGCGGAAGACGAATTACAGCGCAAACACGAAGAAGTTCATGCAGCCTACGAGCAACTGACCGCGGTTGAAGAAGAGTTACGGGCAAACTACGAAGAGCTGAGCAACAGCGAGAAAGAACTCCAGAGGGTGAAAGAGCGGTACCGGAGCGTGGTGGAAGACCAGACGGAACTTATCTGCCGGTTCACTCCGGACCGGAAACTTACCTTCGTCAATGATGCCTACTGCCGGTATTTTGGCCTGAGCCGGGCTGCATGCCTTGAAGAGCAACATCATGTTGAGATTCCAAAGGACGAACGGATACTGGTACACCAGCATATCCTGTCGCTCACGAAAGATAACCCGGCCGGATCCATCGAACACAGGATCATCACCCCTTCCAGCAAAGTCCGCTGGCAGCACTGGAATGACCGGGCTATTGTTGATCCGCTGGGTAACATTATCGAATACCAGTCAGTTGGCCGGGACATTACCCGCCAGAAAGAAGCAGAAGAAGAACTGCAGCGTACCCATGAAGATCTATATGCTGCATATGAGCAGCTGACCGCAACCGAAGAAGAATTGCGGTCAAACTACGAGCAGCTGACTGCTACCGAGGAAGAGCTGCGGGCAAACTACGAAGAGCTGAGCAACAGCGAGAAAGAACTCCAGAGGGTGAAAGAGCGGTACCAGAGCGTGGTGGAAGACCAGACGGAACTTATCTGCCGGTTTACTCCGGACCGGAAACTCACGTTCGTCAATGATGCCTACTGCCGGTATTTTGGCCTGAGCCGGGCGGCATGCCTTGAAGAGCAACATCATGTTGAGATTCCAAAAGAAGAGCGGATACTGGTACACCAGCATATCCTGTCGCTCACGAAAGATAACCCGGCCGGATCCATCGAACACCGGCTCATCACACCCTCCGGCAAAGTCCGCTGGCAGCACTGGAACGACCGGGCTATCGTTGATCCTGTGGGTAACATTATCGAATACCAGTCAGTTGGCCGGGACATTACCCGCCAGAAAGAAGCAGAAGAAGAACTGCAGCGTACCCATGAAGATCTATATGCTGCATATGAGCAGCTGACCGCAACCGAAGAAGAATTACGGTCCAATTACGAGGAACTGGGCAGGAACCAGCAGGAGCTTTACCGGAGCGAAGAGCGGTACCGGAATATTATCGAGGACCAGACTGAATTTATCTGCCGGTTTACCCCGGGCGGGAACCTTACCTTTGTCAATGATGCCTATTGCCGGTATTTCCAGAAAAGACGGGAGGATCTCGTTGATCACAAGTTCTCTCCAGTGATTCTCCCGGAAGAACATGAGATGGTAAAACTTCATTTTGCCAGTGTCTCAAAAGATCACCCGGTCAGGACTATTGAACACCGCATCATCATGCCGGATGGAGAAATCCGGTGGCAACAGTGGTCTGATCGGGCCATTTTCAATACACAGGGGGTGGTTGTCGAATACCAGTCCGTGGGGCGTGACATTACAGAACGAAAACGGATGGAAGGGGCATTGCAGGAATCAAACCAGAAACTCAATCTCCTCTCAAGCATCACGCGGCATGATATTCTCAACCAGCTGACCGCGCTCCAGGGATATCATCTCCTGCTTAAAGATACTCTCCCGGATAATGACCAGAAACGCTGGGTAGAGAGAGCGATAAAAGCCGGTGAGACAATCCAGAGCCAGATCCTCTTCACCCAGCAATACCAGGATATTGGCCTCCAGAAACCCCGGTGGCAGAATCTGTTAGCCTGCCCTAACTCCGTTGCAAAGGATCACGGTTTTTCTCTTGTATCTATCGACCCCTGCCTGGGTGAGATTGAAATATTTGCCGACCCGCTCTTGAAAACGGTATTTTACAACCTGTTTGAAAATGCAGTCATGCATGGAGGGAACACACGGCATATCCATATAACCGGTGACAATCAGGACTCCTCGTTCCGGATCGTTATCACGGATGACGGAAAAGGGATCAGCCAGCCGGTTAAGGAGAAGATCTTCCAGAAAGGATTTGGCAATCATACAGGTCTTGGCCTTTTCCTGGTCCGGGAAGTTCTTTCGATTACCGGACTTACCATAAAGGAGTGCGGACTGCCAGGAGAAGGAGCCCGGTTTGAAATTCTGGTACCTCGCGACATGTTCAGGAAAATATCCGGAACCGGTTCAATCTGA
- the recQ gene encoding DNA helicase RecQ, whose protein sequence is MDTATYLLKKYWGHTSFLPHQEAIIRSVLDGNDTLAIMATGGGKSLCYQLPALCRDGLTLVISPLISLMKDQVDDLNTRGIPAAAYTSALDSRGRSRLDAMIRDGNLRLLFISPEKCMQPQFLASLQGARITLIAIDEAHCISEWGHNFRPEYRQLNLIKKTFPGVPVIALTATAIPEVRSDIREQLGLSGVREFIGSFNRPNLQYRVIPKKNPLIFLAHYLGQHRRDAGIIYCLSKKETEEVAAELKKRGFPALAYHAGLSPQVRAGIQDAFITGQAMVICATVAFGMGIDKPDVRFVIHYVLPKTVESYYQETGRAGRDGKYSECILLYSRADAARVRSMLEHDDTSERNLRLSLKKLQDIVAYCESTGCRRRFLLEYFGEVFVPDNCGSCDNCDHPTNMSDYTDAARQIALSVQQLPVPFGTEIIIAVLRGAKSGKIQEYNLSSLPVYGSGRRYTKDQYRIWINELIRQGFLVRAGDKYPVISLTGKGHELLKGRMRVMLPIPEPAPLKSTDNPESVTLSPGDYALFLRLKTLRKFLAGNEGVPPFMIFPDKCLHEMVRKRPADAETFFGVAGVGKVKLERYGKVFLREINEDPV, encoded by the coding sequence ATGGATACTGCTACATATCTCCTGAAAAAATACTGGGGTCATACCTCGTTCCTGCCGCACCAGGAAGCTATCATCCGGTCAGTGCTTGACGGAAATGATACGCTTGCCATCATGGCTACCGGCGGGGGCAAATCCCTCTGTTATCAGCTGCCGGCTCTCTGCAGGGATGGCCTTACACTGGTCATTTCCCCCCTCATCTCGCTCATGAAAGACCAGGTCGATGACCTCAATACCCGTGGCATTCCGGCAGCTGCATACACGAGCGCCCTGGACTCCCGCGGGAGGAGCCGGCTTGATGCTATGATACGGGATGGCAATCTACGGCTGCTCTTCATCTCACCGGAGAAATGTATGCAGCCCCAGTTCCTTGCATCCCTGCAGGGAGCCCGCATTACGCTGATAGCGATCGATGAAGCTCATTGCATCTCCGAATGGGGTCATAACTTCCGGCCGGAATATCGCCAGCTCAACCTGATCAAAAAGACTTTTCCCGGTGTTCCGGTTATTGCACTTACTGCCACGGCGATTCCTGAAGTCAGGTCCGATATCCGTGAGCAGCTGGGCCTTTCCGGCGTCCGGGAATTTATAGGCAGTTTTAATCGCCCAAATCTCCAGTACCGGGTAATCCCAAAAAAAAATCCCCTCATCTTTCTTGCACATTATCTTGGCCAGCACCGGCGGGATGCCGGGATCATCTATTGCCTGAGTAAAAAAGAGACCGAGGAGGTTGCTGCAGAACTGAAAAAACGCGGGTTTCCGGCTCTTGCCTACCATGCAGGGCTCTCACCGCAGGTTCGCGCCGGTATTCAGGATGCGTTCATCACCGGCCAGGCCATGGTCATCTGCGCCACGGTAGCTTTTGGCATGGGAATCGACAAGCCGGATGTCCGCTTCGTTATCCACTATGTCCTGCCAAAAACCGTGGAGTCTTATTACCAGGAAACCGGGCGGGCAGGTCGTGACGGAAAATACAGCGAATGCATCCTTCTTTACAGCAGGGCTGACGCTGCAAGGGTCCGCTCCATGCTCGAACATGATGACACTTCCGAACGCAACCTTCGTTTATCATTAAAAAAGCTGCAGGATATAGTTGCGTACTGCGAGAGCACTGGCTGCCGTCGCAGGTTTCTGCTGGAATATTTCGGGGAAGTATTTGTTCCGGATAACTGCGGTTCGTGTGATAACTGCGACCATCCTACGAATATGTCCGATTACACGGACGCTGCCCGGCAGATTGCCCTGTCAGTACAACAGCTGCCGGTGCCATTCGGCACAGAGATCATCATCGCAGTCCTTCGTGGAGCAAAAAGTGGCAAAATCCAGGAATACAACCTCTCATCCCTTCCCGTATATGGTAGTGGCAGGAGATATACCAAGGACCAGTACAGGATTTGGATCAATGAACTGATTCGTCAGGGATTCCTTGTCAGGGCCGGGGACAAATATCCGGTCATCTCCCTGACTGGGAAAGGTCATGAGCTTCTTAAAGGAAGGATGCGGGTCATGCTTCCGATACCAGAGCCGGCTCCCCTGAAAAGTACTGATAATCCGGAAAGTGTGACATTAAGTCCCGGTGATTACGCCCTCTTCCTGCGCCTTAAAACCCTCCGGAAATTTCTGGCGGGAAATGAAGGAGTGCCGCCATTTATGATTTTTCCGGATAAATGTCTTCATGAGATGGTCCGGAAACGACCTGCTGATGCTGAAACTTTTTTTGGGGTAGCCGGAGTGGGAAAAGTTAAACTTGAACGGTACGGTAAAGTCTTTCTCCGTGAAATAAATGAAGATCCCGTATGA
- a CDS encoding phosphoribosylformylglycinamidine synthase subunit PurQ produces MSSDIVHINDLIDGRKRMDDYRLLVFPGGFSYGDDTGAGNAYANRVRNNLLKDLEQFLDGDNLVLGICNGFQILANLGLVPAFNKEYKREIALMPNRKGVLECRFVTLKPASDNLWTKGIERIYCPVAHGEGNFSCSKETFTQLKRRGMIAFTYCREDLSPADGEYPFNPNGSVDDIAGITSANGKVLGLMPHPERAMEFVNLYDWPLQKEQMKRKGMPVPTESLNMQLFRNVVDYFR; encoded by the coding sequence ATGAGCTCGGATATCGTCCACATCAATGATCTGATCGATGGCAGGAAGCGGATGGATGATTACCGGCTCCTCGTGTTCCCGGGAGGTTTCTCGTATGGCGATGACACCGGGGCCGGTAATGCCTATGCCAACCGCGTGCGCAATAACCTCTTAAAAGACCTGGAACAATTTCTTGACGGCGACAATCTTGTCCTTGGCATCTGCAACGGGTTCCAGATCCTTGCCAATCTCGGCCTCGTACCTGCTTTTAATAAAGAGTATAAACGCGAGATCGCTCTGATGCCAAACCGGAAGGGCGTGCTGGAGTGCCGGTTTGTTACTCTGAAACCTGCATCAGATAATCTCTGGACAAAAGGCATTGAGCGAATTTACTGTCCGGTAGCTCATGGGGAAGGGAATTTCTCCTGTTCTAAAGAGACCTTTACACAATTGAAACGACGCGGGATGATAGCCTTTACCTATTGCAGGGAAGATCTGAGTCCGGCAGATGGGGAATATCCGTTCAATCCCAACGGATCTGTTGACGATATTGCCGGGATTACTTCAGCGAACGGTAAAGTCCTGGGTCTCATGCCGCATCCTGAACGGGCCATGGAATTTGTAAACCTGTATGACTGGCCCCTTCAAAAGGAACAGATGAAACGAAAAGGCATGCCTGTTCCCACTGAATCCCTCAACATGCAGCTCTTCCGGAATGTCGTTGATTATTTCCGGTAA